A single genomic interval of Xyrauchen texanus isolate HMW12.3.18 chromosome 48, RBS_HiC_50CHRs, whole genome shotgun sequence harbors:
- the LOC127639337 gene encoding neuroblastoma suppressor of tumorigenicity 1-like isoform X2: MCLCSAGFTGQSNSLETLVFSGIVMWPRVMLTCLLLVLCRAAPHPHINRLALFPDKSAWCEAKNITQIVGHTGCTPRSIQNRACLGQCFSYSVPNTFPQSTESLIHCDSCMPAQTQWEVVTLECAGSDEAPRVDKLVERILHCSCQSCSKEGGQEGALLQLYPSEGALETPAHTHSQQAHTHADVHLDIHTPEAG, from the exons atgtgtttgtgttctgctggttTCACTGGTCAGAGTAATTCACTG GAAACTCTTGTGTTTTCAGGAATCGTGATGTGGCCGCGTGTTATGCTCACGTGTTTACTGCTGGTGTTGTGTCGCGCAGCTCCTCATCCTCATATCAACCGTCTCGCGCTCTTCCCGGATAAAAGCGCCTGGTGTGAAGCCAAAAACATCACGCAGATCGTCGGCCACACGGGCTGCACGCCGCGATCCATCCAGAACAG ggCTTGTCTGGGTCAGTGTTTCAGCTACAGTGTGCCGAACACATTCCCACAGTCCACCGAGTCTCTGATCCACTGTGACTCCTGCATGCCTGCGCAGACCCAGTGGGAAGTG gtgacTCTGGAGTGCGCGGGCAGTGATGAGGCTCCGCGTGTGGATAAGTTAGTGGAACGCATCCTCCACTGCAGCTGCCAGTCGTGCAGTAAAGAGGGCGGTCAGGAGGGGGCGCTGCTGCAGCTGTACCCTTCAGAGGGAGCGCTGGAGacgccagcacacacacactcacagcaggcacacacacacgctgacgTGCATTTAGACATACACACACCTGAAGCAGGGTGA
- the LOC127639997 gene encoding LOW QUALITY PROTEIN: transmembrane protein 88 (The sequence of the model RefSeq protein was modified relative to this genomic sequence to represent the inferred CDS: inserted 1 base in 1 codon), with product MFVVSSLNLFSPAAATREQCVFRMCGMSVLLDDGGDEDFDVGDGIRMLPPPPAQCDGXVWGPRRGRCGCVLWALVLLLWDMMLALVCVGLMVLLFSLILLPAALLLYAGFLCHSRVLASPAALCRYLDDNSCSGLIILGFVMMSPLVVVAAATFCALLRRLHLLLYFQPITGAWYRGRGLGWRWDVRAWV from the exons atgttTGTGGTCTCTAGTTTAAATCTCTTCAGCCCTGCGGCAG CAACACGGGAACAGTGTGTCTTCAGGATGTGCGGTATGTCTGTGCTGTTGGATGATGGAGGCGATGAAGACTTTGATGTGGGTGATGGGATACGGATGCTGCCGCCTCCTCCAGCACAGTGTGACG TGGTGTGGGGGCCCCGGCGGGGTCGCTGCGGATGTGTTTTGTGGGCGCTGGTTCTGCTGCTGTGGGACATGATGTTGGCGCTGGTGTGTGTGGGCCTGATGGTTCTGCTGTTCAGTCTCATACTGCTGCCCGCCGCTCTGCTGCTATACGCCGGCTTCCTGTGCCACTCGCGG GTTCTGGCGTCACCGGCTGCTCTCTGCCGTTACCTTGACGATAACAGTTGCTCCGGCCTCATCATCCTGGGCTTTGTTATGATGTCACCGTTGGTTGTGGTCGCCGCGGCGACATTCTGCGCTCTACTCAGGAGACTCCACCTCCTCTTATATTTTCAGCCAATCACAGGAGCTTGGTACAGAGGGCGGGGCCTGGGCTGGAGGTGGGACGTCCGTGCTTGGGTTTGA
- the LOC127639337 gene encoding neuroblastoma suppressor of tumorigenicity 1-like isoform X1 produces MHMLAHFICVYKSNVKPLKQKHLEQTETLVFSGIVMWPRVMLTCLLLVLCRAAPHPHINRLALFPDKSAWCEAKNITQIVGHTGCTPRSIQNRACLGQCFSYSVPNTFPQSTESLIHCDSCMPAQTQWEVVTLECAGSDEAPRVDKLVERILHCSCQSCSKEGGQEGALLQLYPSEGALETPAHTHSQQAHTHADVHLDIHTPEAG; encoded by the exons ATGCACATGTTGGCACACTTTATATGTGTCTACAAAtctaatgtcaagcctttaaagCAGAAGCATTTAGAGCAAACG GAAACTCTTGTGTTTTCAGGAATCGTGATGTGGCCGCGTGTTATGCTCACGTGTTTACTGCTGGTGTTGTGTCGCGCAGCTCCTCATCCTCATATCAACCGTCTCGCGCTCTTCCCGGATAAAAGCGCCTGGTGTGAAGCCAAAAACATCACGCAGATCGTCGGCCACACGGGCTGCACGCCGCGATCCATCCAGAACAG ggCTTGTCTGGGTCAGTGTTTCAGCTACAGTGTGCCGAACACATTCCCACAGTCCACCGAGTCTCTGATCCACTGTGACTCCTGCATGCCTGCGCAGACCCAGTGGGAAGTG gtgacTCTGGAGTGCGCGGGCAGTGATGAGGCTCCGCGTGTGGATAAGTTAGTGGAACGCATCCTCCACTGCAGCTGCCAGTCGTGCAGTAAAGAGGGCGGTCAGGAGGGGGCGCTGCTGCAGCTGTACCCTTCAGAGGGAGCGCTGGAGacgccagcacacacacactcacagcaggcacacacacacgctgacgTGCATTTAGACATACACACACCTGAAGCAGGGTGA
- the LOC127639337 gene encoding neuroblastoma suppressor of tumorigenicity 1-like isoform X3: protein MWPRVMLTCLLLVLCRAAPHPHINRLALFPDKSAWCEAKNITQIVGHTGCTPRSIQNRACLGQCFSYSVPNTFPQSTESLIHCDSCMPAQTQWEVVTLECAGSDEAPRVDKLVERILHCSCQSCSKEGGQEGALLQLYPSEGALETPAHTHSQQAHTHADVHLDIHTPEAG from the exons ATGTGGCCGCGTGTTATGCTCACGTGTTTACTGCTGGTGTTGTGTCGCGCAGCTCCTCATCCTCATATCAACCGTCTCGCGCTCTTCCCGGATAAAAGCGCCTGGTGTGAAGCCAAAAACATCACGCAGATCGTCGGCCACACGGGCTGCACGCCGCGATCCATCCAGAACAG ggCTTGTCTGGGTCAGTGTTTCAGCTACAGTGTGCCGAACACATTCCCACAGTCCACCGAGTCTCTGATCCACTGTGACTCCTGCATGCCTGCGCAGACCCAGTGGGAAGTG gtgacTCTGGAGTGCGCGGGCAGTGATGAGGCTCCGCGTGTGGATAAGTTAGTGGAACGCATCCTCCACTGCAGCTGCCAGTCGTGCAGTAAAGAGGGCGGTCAGGAGGGGGCGCTGCTGCAGCTGTACCCTTCAGAGGGAGCGCTGGAGacgccagcacacacacactcacagcaggcacacacacacgctgacgTGCATTTAGACATACACACACCTGAAGCAGGGTGA